From Acinetobacter lwoffii, a single genomic window includes:
- a CDS encoding transporter, whose protein sequence is MTTLKTLGLIALAGCSAQLFAADFEFDRPGEGLSTGITPVGNVAWEQGLPTARYSKSGDQTATTLSADMLLRTGLSDDLELRLGWAGPTWTQVKSNGQTEEDDGLGDVSIGLKKAIDLDDDKLSMALLAEAIIATGNAGFTNEEDIYSLGSVVSYQYNDLVSTALTMRYEWQDSNWAVSAIPSLGYRITDRWSGYSELIYRKAESVDNQYALGTGVMYALNDRVQLDANVGVDLDGADRSYFSGLGFSVLF, encoded by the coding sequence ATGACAACATTAAAAACCTTGGGTTTGATTGCACTGGCCGGTTGTAGTGCACAGCTTTTCGCAGCAGATTTTGAATTTGATCGACCAGGTGAAGGTCTGAGTACTGGAATTACTCCAGTCGGAAATGTCGCTTGGGAGCAAGGCTTGCCTACAGCGCGTTATAGCAAGTCGGGCGATCAGACCGCGACCACACTCAGTGCAGATATGTTGTTACGTACCGGACTCAGTGATGATCTGGAATTGCGTTTAGGTTGGGCTGGCCCGACTTGGACCCAAGTGAAATCCAATGGCCAGACCGAAGAAGATGATGGTCTGGGCGATGTTAGTATTGGTCTGAAAAAGGCCATTGATTTGGATGATGACAAACTCAGTATGGCTTTGCTGGCCGAAGCCATCATTGCAACAGGCAATGCCGGTTTCACTAATGAAGAAGATATTTACAGCTTGGGTTCTGTCGTGTCGTATCAATATAATGACTTGGTCAGTACCGCATTGACCATGCGTTATGAATGGCAGGACAGCAACTGGGCAGTGTCTGCGATTCCTTCTCTAGGCTACCGCATTACTGATCGCTGGTCAGGTTATTCTGAACTGATTTACCGTAAAGCTGAAAGTGTCGATAATCAATACGCGCTCGGTACCGGGGTTATGTATGCCTTAAACGACCGTGTCCAATTGGATGCGAATGTCGGTGTAGATCTGGATGGTGCAGATCGAAGTTACTTCTCAGGCCTAGGTTTCTCTGTGCTGTTCTAA
- a CDS encoding FMN-dependent NADH-azoreductase, translating to MKVLQIDSSILGDASISRQLTQAVVEQLQQKYAEAIEVEYLDLAAQPIPHLTAEILMGQNAEQTALGEEILDQYLQADVVVIGAAMYNFGLPSTLKAWIDRICVAGRTFKYTEQGPVGLAGNKKVYIASSRGGVYGEQSPADFQEAFLKTVFNFTGVNDIEVIRAEGVNMGEAVKAQALQTALQQVQAI from the coding sequence ATGAAAGTTTTACAGATTGATTCCAGTATTTTAGGAGATGCTTCTATTTCGCGTCAGTTGACTCAGGCCGTGGTGGAACAATTGCAGCAAAAATATGCTGAGGCCATTGAAGTTGAGTACCTGGATCTGGCTGCACAGCCTATTCCCCATCTTACCGCCGAAATTTTAATGGGCCAGAATGCAGAACAAACGGCATTGGGCGAGGAAATTTTAGATCAATATTTACAGGCTGATGTCGTGGTGATTGGTGCAGCGATGTATAACTTCGGTTTGCCATCAACCCTAAAAGCCTGGATTGACCGGATCTGTGTCGCGGGACGTACTTTTAAATATACCGAACAAGGTCCTGTGGGTTTGGCGGGCAATAAGAAAGTGTATATTGCCAGCAGCCGTGGTGGTGTCTATGGCGAGCAAAGCCCGGCTGATTTTCAGGAGGCTTTCCTGAAAACCGTGTTTAACTTTACCGGTGTGAATGATATCGAAGTGATTCGTGCTGAAGGAGTGAACATGGGCGAAGCGGTTAAAGCCCAAGCATTGCAAACTGCATTGCAGCAAGTTCAGGCCATTTAA
- a CDS encoding GGDEF domain-containing protein, producing MKRISPVLEKVLRHRIKKYLVEDEVVMNWRILKKCILMLTLGCGVHLTWLGWDLFVLFNPEYWQYVQIERVHSQVVLNGSFLLILALLIYPCYKFQGNRLVERYLPYLAVGTFVVSLCRDAYIVGVISPVATTAYVCLIMVGLVLFHRTLVYSMLIPASIFLGGCAYLSFSHQLPYSPLFNIDDKLFYNGFWLLSMLYFILPILAVCMVLFEILLSQWRHREQLIKQLSQIDPLTNLFNRRSINQCLDKLNAAATPNYALVLLDLDHFKKINDHYGHHKGDETLVEVSAVLNQQLRESDVVGRFGGEEFILVLKNTSLEKAEQVAERCRIAIQQLQIFSDEDELIPVTASFGIAISSAELHPQQLLSQADQALYQAKAGGRNLVKAYAEPVPVQMQVS from the coding sequence ATGAAGCGAATATCGCCTGTATTAGAAAAAGTGCTAAGACACAGAATCAAGAAATATCTGGTCGAAGATGAAGTCGTGATGAACTGGCGTATCCTGAAGAAATGCATCCTGATGCTGACTTTGGGATGCGGTGTACATCTGACCTGGCTCGGCTGGGATCTCTTTGTTTTATTCAATCCTGAGTATTGGCAATATGTACAGATTGAACGGGTTCATTCACAAGTCGTGCTGAACGGCAGTTTTTTATTGATTTTAGCCTTACTGATTTATCCTTGTTATAAATTTCAGGGCAACCGTCTGGTGGAACGTTATCTACCCTATCTGGCAGTCGGCACCTTTGTGGTTTCGCTATGCCGGGATGCCTATATTGTCGGCGTGATCAGTCCGGTCGCTACCACCGCTTACGTCTGCTTAATTATGGTCGGTCTGGTGCTGTTTCATCGCACGCTGGTGTATAGCATGCTGATTCCTGCCTCCATTTTTCTGGGCGGATGTGCCTATTTAAGTTTCAGTCATCAATTACCTTATTCACCGCTCTTTAATATCGATGACAAGCTTTTTTATAATGGTTTCTGGCTGTTATCGATGCTGTATTTCATTTTGCCAATTCTGGCCGTCTGCATGGTGTTATTCGAGATTCTGCTCAGTCAATGGCGTCATCGCGAGCAGCTGATCAAACAGCTGAGCCAGATTGATCCGCTCACCAATCTGTTTAACCGCCGTAGTATCAACCAATGTCTGGATAAACTGAATGCCGCAGCCACTCCCAATTATGCTTTAGTGCTATTAGATCTGGATCATTTCAAGAAAATTAATGATCACTATGGCCATCATAAGGGTGATGAAACCTTAGTCGAAGTGAGTGCCGTGCTGAATCAGCAATTGCGCGAAAGTGATGTAGTCGGCCGTTTTGGCGGGGAAGAATTTATTTTGGTGCTTAAAAATACCAGTCTGGAAAAAGCCGAACAAGTGGCTGAACGCTGCCGCATCGCCATTCAGCAATTGCAGATTTTCAGTGATGAGGATGAGCTGATTCCGGTGACCGCCAGTTTCGGGATTGCCATTTCTAGCGCGGAATTACACCCGCAGCAGTTATTGAGTCAGGCTGATCAGGCGCTTTATCAGGCCAAAGCCGGTGGGCGTAATCTGGTCAAAGCTTATGCTGAACCGGTGCCAGTACAGATGCAGGTTTCTTAA
- a CDS encoding alpha/beta hydrolase, whose product MKISPLTKQLITESFLKTAIRAPSRFSLPPSSMRIALEQMCKLFPQDKTVQIRSLRLAGLRAEEIKPQQESTQLIFHIHGGAFYLGSLNTHRAFMTQIAARTQMQVLHVDYPLSPESAYPEALEALFDVYNLLLDQGVQAKDIILSGDSCGANLALALALKIQQESLPQVSGLILLSPLLDLTLTSESLRYNQKHDALLSLETVQTGIEYYVPRSIDRGDPEVSPFFADLTGLPPTHIQVGSKEILLDDASRFKEKAEQAGVEVEFKLYTGMWHNFQMFSAWFDEAKQALTDLAEFAHRLDRD is encoded by the coding sequence ATGAAGATAAGCCCGCTAACGAAACAATTAATTACAGAAAGCTTTTTAAAAACGGCCATTCGTGCCCCGAGCAGATTCAGTCTTCCACCGAGTTCGATGCGCATTGCACTGGAACAGATGTGCAAACTTTTTCCTCAGGATAAAACGGTACAGATTCGCTCGCTTCGATTGGCCGGACTGCGCGCGGAAGAAATTAAGCCGCAGCAGGAATCGACCCAGCTGATTTTTCATATTCATGGCGGCGCATTTTACTTAGGTTCTTTAAATACCCATCGTGCCTTTATGACTCAAATTGCAGCTCGAACCCAGATGCAGGTGCTGCATGTCGATTATCCGCTATCACCCGAATCTGCCTATCCAGAAGCATTAGAAGCCTTGTTTGATGTCTATAATCTGCTGCTGGATCAAGGTGTTCAGGCCAAAGATATTATTCTGTCCGGCGATTCTTGCGGGGCCAATCTGGCCTTGGCGCTGGCACTCAAAATACAGCAGGAAAGTCTGCCACAGGTCAGCGGTCTGATTCTGCTGTCTCCACTGCTGGATTTAACGTTGACCAGTGAATCTTTACGTTATAACCAGAAGCATGATGCCCTACTGTCTCTGGAAACAGTTCAAACCGGGATTGAATATTATGTGCCGCGTTCGATTGATCGTGGTGATCCGGAAGTTTCTCCTTTTTTCGCCGATTTAACTGGCTTGCCACCGACTCATATTCAGGTAGGTTCCAAGGAAATTCTGCTGGATGATGCTAGTCGTTTTAAAGAAAAAGCGGAACAGGCAGGTGTCGAGGTCGAATTTAAATTGTATACCGGCATGTGGCACAACTTCCAGATGTTCAGTGCCTGGTTCGATGAAGCCAAACAGGCCCTGACCGATCTTGCAGAATTTGCCCATCGTCTGGACCGAGATTAA
- the dsbD gene encoding protein-disulfide reductase DsbD: MKYSQFPTWGKMLALVILGSTLFSSPAQAETALLSAEQAFPVSVISTSQQQAELSWQIPDNYYLYQHKIEVRQGNQPVSFELPPAEDLYDDNYGHTQVYYQQLKFQIPTQAGQSYQVSWQGCAKDRICYPPQTIQFKTDLSGLVQFEATGSGTKRLLDLNTSSLQHNTLFNAADSSESTANEISASANTQTEPYAAQDQKWSAQLLERSLGYGLLLFFGLGILLAFTPCSLPMLPILTSLIVRDSKGLKAWMIALTFVSSMAAVYAVLGLIASSAGLNFQRWLQQPGTLIAFSILFVLFALNLFGLFEIKLPQRLVHRLDRAQAMQQGGGLVSAGVMGMISALLVGPCMTAPLAGALLFISQTQSQWQGALLLFTLGFGMGTPLLLASILGARILPKAGHWMNQIKVLFAFIMLALALYFIRPLISEAALQWLSLALGMTFVAYVLFRIFWHRTGLRWLYILCLVLAVPYIAYSQYQHSQRFFVEQASTEAKWHVARSAAEFQQILDRAPQGQKIIIDVYADWCVACQPIEHRILKSAAVQQALAPYFLIKLDLSQYNVSHQALLNQWEILGPPTYLFLNAQQQEIRGLRLTGAFSEAELLAQLQALAQSENP, translated from the coding sequence ATGAAATACTCGCAGTTCCCGACCTGGGGGAAAATGCTTGCCCTGGTTATTTTGGGAAGCACCTTGTTCAGCAGTCCTGCTCAGGCGGAAACTGCATTGTTGTCTGCCGAGCAGGCTTTTCCTGTGAGCGTGATCTCCACCAGTCAGCAGCAGGCTGAACTGAGTTGGCAGATTCCAGACAACTATTATCTGTATCAGCATAAAATTGAAGTCCGGCAGGGCAACCAACCGGTGTCGTTTGAGTTGCCACCCGCTGAAGATTTATATGATGATAACTATGGACATACCCAGGTTTATTATCAGCAGTTAAAGTTTCAAATTCCGACTCAGGCGGGGCAATCCTATCAGGTCAGCTGGCAGGGCTGTGCCAAAGACCGGATCTGTTATCCGCCACAAACCATTCAGTTCAAGACCGATTTGTCTGGTCTGGTGCAATTTGAAGCTACCGGATCAGGAACAAAGCGTTTACTCGATCTGAATACTTCATCACTGCAACACAATACCCTATTTAATGCAGCGGACTCCTCAGAATCTACAGCAAATGAAATCTCTGCATCAGCCAACACACAAACTGAACCCTATGCAGCACAAGACCAGAAATGGTCAGCCCAACTGCTTGAACGCTCTTTGGGCTATGGGCTTTTGCTGTTCTTTGGCTTAGGCATTTTACTGGCTTTTACACCGTGTTCCTTGCCGATGTTGCCGATTCTGACCTCGCTGATTGTACGAGATAGTAAAGGCCTGAAAGCCTGGATGATTGCACTGACTTTTGTCAGCAGTATGGCCGCTGTCTATGCAGTACTTGGCCTAATTGCATCTTCGGCCGGCCTGAATTTTCAGCGCTGGTTGCAGCAACCGGGAACCCTGATCGCATTTAGCATCCTGTTTGTCCTATTTGCCCTGAATCTGTTTGGCCTGTTTGAAATCAAACTGCCGCAACGTCTGGTTCATCGTCTGGATCGGGCACAGGCCATGCAGCAGGGAGGCGGTCTGGTCAGTGCCGGTGTCATGGGCATGATTTCGGCGCTTCTGGTGGGGCCATGCATGACCGCACCGCTGGCAGGCGCATTATTGTTTATTTCCCAGACGCAAAGTCAGTGGCAGGGAGCTTTACTGCTGTTTACTTTAGGTTTTGGGATGGGCACGCCTTTATTGCTGGCCAGTATTCTGGGTGCACGGATTCTGCCTAAAGCCGGGCATTGGATGAATCAGATCAAAGTGCTCTTTGCCTTTATCATGCTGGCGCTGGCGCTGTATTTTATTCGCCCACTGATTTCAGAAGCCGCTTTACAATGGTTATCCCTAGCTTTGGGTATGACCTTCGTGGCTTATGTGCTGTTCCGGATTTTCTGGCATCGTACCGGTTTGAGATGGCTATATATCCTGTGTCTGGTACTGGCCGTCCCCTATATCGCTTATAGCCAATATCAGCACAGTCAGCGTTTTTTTGTGGAGCAGGCGAGCACAGAAGCCAAGTGGCATGTGGCACGTAGTGCAGCAGAATTTCAGCAGATTTTGGACAGGGCACCACAAGGGCAAAAGATTATTATTGATGTCTACGCCGACTGGTGTGTTGCCTGTCAGCCGATCGAACATCGTATTTTAAAATCTGCAGCGGTACAGCAGGCGCTTGCGCCATATTTCCTGATCAAGCTGGATTTAAGCCAATATAATGTCTCTCATCAAGCGCTGTTAAACCAATGGGAAATTCTCGGGCCGCCGACGTATTTATTCTTGAATGCGCAGCAGCAGGAAATTAGGGGTTTACGTTTAACCGGTGCTTTTAGCGAGGCAGAATTGCTGGCACAGCTGCAAGCACTGGCTCAAAGTGAAAATCCATAA
- a CDS encoding HPF/RaiA family ribosome-associated protein produces the protein MNIELRTDNHIQNSDRLITYVREELNQEFQRHSERITHFSVHLSDENGAKGGDDDIRCMIEARPAGLKPVVVNHRGHNVDTAIHGAIDRLKRSLEHVIEKKDNVRPGALELADTDTADIEE, from the coding sequence ATGAATATTGAACTTCGTACCGATAACCACATTCAGAATAGTGATCGTTTAATTACTTATGTACGGGAAGAATTAAATCAAGAATTCCAGCGCCACAGCGAGCGTATTACCCATTTTTCAGTCCATCTCAGTGATGAAAATGGCGCCAAAGGCGGCGATGACGATATTCGCTGTATGATTGAAGCGCGTCCTGCAGGCTTGAAACCTGTCGTAGTCAATCATCGTGGCCATAATGTCGATACTGCGATCCATGGTGCAATTGACCGACTAAAACGTAGTCTGGAACATGTGATCGAGAAAAAAGACAATGTTCGTCCTGGTGCTCTCGAACTAGCAGACACAGATACTGCGGATATCGAAGAGTAA